A single genomic interval of Vibrio gallicus harbors:
- a CDS encoding fasciclin domain-containing protein, translating to MIIDTLKKNIRLQFLGLLSLAIFSFSANAGHHGMKKDIVDIAAGNPDFSTLVTAIKAAGLVDTLKSDGPFTVFAPTNEAFAKLPKGTLDKLLMPKNKDKLVAVLTHHVVASKVMAKDVVKLDSAKTVHGDMVMIKTSGGTVMIDNATVTSTDIKASNGVIHVIDTVLIPK from the coding sequence ATGATTATCGATACATTAAAAAAGAACATCCGACTACAATTCTTGGGGCTATTAAGCCTTGCCATATTTAGCTTTTCAGCTAACGCGGGTCATCATGGTATGAAGAAAGACATTGTTGACATCGCGGCAGGTAATCCAGATTTTTCAACCCTAGTCACAGCCATTAAAGCTGCGGGATTGGTAGACACATTAAAAAGCGACGGTCCATTTACGGTATTTGCACCTACCAACGAAGCATTTGCCAAGCTACCCAAAGGCACCCTTGACAAACTGCTGATGCCAAAAAATAAAGATAAATTGGTCGCCGTGCTAACCCATCACGTGGTGGCGAGTAAGGTAATGGCAAAAGATGTGGTGAAACTTGACTCCGCAAAAACCGTGCATGGGGACATGGTGATGATTAAAACTAGCGGCGGTACGGTAATGATAGACAACGCCACAGTAACTAGCACCGACATCAAGGCTTCTAACGGGGTAATCCACGTTATCGATACAGTGCTTATTCCGAAGTAA
- the smrB gene encoding endonuclease SmrB encodes MSNTEDDDFALFQEAVQGIKKLHQDTIIQKPKRETKQKQQQRFDREAKDSEFFFSDEFVPRLSEDGPTRYARDDVSKYEVKRLRRGVYVPDVYLDMHGMTQNEAKQELGAMIAHCVKENVHCASVMHGIGKHILKQKVPLWLAQHPDVMAYHQAPLEFGGAGALLVLISIPEK; translated from the coding sequence ATGAGCAACACAGAAGATGATGACTTTGCATTGTTCCAAGAAGCAGTACAGGGCATTAAAAAGTTACATCAGGATACCATAATCCAGAAACCAAAAAGAGAAACAAAACAAAAACAGCAACAAAGATTTGATCGTGAAGCAAAAGATAGCGAGTTTTTCTTTTCCGATGAGTTTGTTCCACGCCTAAGCGAAGATGGCCCAACTCGATATGCGCGTGATGATGTCTCTAAATATGAGGTTAAACGCCTGCGCCGCGGCGTATACGTACCGGACGTTTATCTTGATATGCATGGCATGACACAAAATGAAGCCAAACAAGAGTTAGGGGCAATGATAGCCCACTGCGTCAAAGAAAATGTGCACTGTGCTAGCGTCATGCACGGTATTGGCAAACATATCTTGAAACAAAAAGTCCCATTATGGCTGGCACAACATCCGGATGTCATGGCCTACCACCAAGCCCCTTTAGAGTTTGGCGGTGCTGGCGCTTTACTTGTGTTGATCTCTATTCCTGAAAAGTAA
- the prmB gene encoding 50S ribosomal protein L3 N(5)-glutamine methyltransferase, with amino-acid sequence MDKIFVEEAVSELHTLQDMIRWTVSRYNAAGLFYGHGTDNAWDEAVQLILPSLYLPIDVPSHVLNTRLTSSERLRIVERVIQRINLRTPTAYITNKAWFCGMEFFVDERVLVPRSPIGELIDNQFQPWLVEQPRRIMDMCTGSGCIAIACAHAFPDAEVDAIDISSDALEVAEQNIQDHGLEEQVIPIRSDLFRDLVEEKYDLIVTNPPYVDEEDMNSLPEEFKHEPELGLAAGSDGLKLMRRIVANAPRYLTDNGILICEVGNSMVHVMDQYPQVPFTWLEFENGGHGVFMLTRQQCVEHGEEFALYLD; translated from the coding sequence TTGGATAAGATTTTTGTAGAAGAAGCAGTGTCTGAACTTCACACACTGCAGGATATGATTCGTTGGACTGTTAGCCGATATAATGCTGCAGGACTGTTTTATGGCCACGGTACCGATAACGCGTGGGATGAAGCAGTTCAACTGATCTTACCATCCCTCTACTTACCTATCGATGTTCCGTCTCATGTCTTGAATACAAGATTAACCAGTAGTGAACGCCTACGCATCGTGGAGCGTGTTATTCAGCGTATTAATCTACGTACTCCAACGGCTTATATCACTAACAAGGCTTGGTTCTGTGGTATGGAGTTCTTCGTTGATGAGCGCGTACTGGTGCCCCGTTCTCCGATTGGAGAGTTGATCGATAATCAATTCCAGCCGTGGTTGGTTGAACAGCCACGTCGTATTATGGATATGTGTACTGGCTCTGGTTGTATTGCAATCGCTTGTGCGCACGCCTTTCCTGATGCGGAAGTAGATGCGATTGATATCTCAAGTGATGCACTTGAGGTGGCTGAACAAAATATTCAAGACCATGGTCTAGAAGAACAGGTTATTCCTATTCGCTCTGATCTGTTCCGCGATTTAGTGGAAGAGAAATACGACCTCATAGTAACCAATCCGCCTTATGTCGATGAAGAAGACATGAACTCGCTTCCTGAAGAGTTTAAGCATGAGCCTGAATTGGGGCTAGCAGCGGGCAGTGATGGTCTAAAATTGATGCGTCGCATTGTTGCTAACGCACCAAGATACCTTACTGACAATGGTATCTTGATATGTGAAGTGGGTAACTCTATGGTACATGTTATGGACCAATACCCTCAGGTGCCGTTTACGTGGCTAGAGTTTGAGAACGGTGGTCATGGCGTATTTATGCTGACTCGACAACAATGTGTTGAACACGGTGAAGAATTTGCACTGTATTTAGATTAA